The genomic interval GATATCTCTTTTGTGAAGAGTTGCATTCAGTTGGATCCGTGCATACTGGTATGTTTTTATATACATCTCTTTTGGAAGACTTGCATTTAGGTTATTCAGTTGGATCTGTGCTTGCTGTTATGTTTTTATACACATCACTTTTGGAAGAGTTGAATTTAGGTTATCCACATGGTAATTTAattcattttcaaattatattggTGAAATAAAAAAGAGCATTAGATTTTTCTTGATGCATTAATGTTTTGCTTAAAGGGACGCAGTTCATGGTCTTATACAAATTGATTCAAGGGAGCAATTAGGAAGAAGAAAGGTGTTTTTTTATTCGCCTGATATTTAGTGATTCAGGAAAAATGTTGAGGATTCCTAAATGGAAGATTGAAAAGACAAAAGTGAAAGTCGTCTTCTGCCTACAGTTTCATGCAACACATGTACTCTCTGCCTTTCCCTagggtttttttttctttattgtttCTTTCAATGAATTGACTAGCTGGTCAAATGAAACTTTATTTATTTGAATCTTTTGTTTATCCTTATTTTCATTTGATGATACTTTATCTTTATCCTGTTTTGCATTCCATTTTCTTTTGTTGATTCCTTGCTTAAGGAGATTTACTTCCTAAAGTTTATATGGCAATGCCCTTCACAAAATAGCAGACTATGGTGATATACTATAAAAAATTATTAGTTTTCCGTAAGTGATAGCATAGTTCTTGTTGGTTTTTTCAGCTTGTGTTTGTTACTATATTCATGTTGCAGCTTATCAGACATTGCAATGATATATAATTGcacaatattaaattaaaatctttctttgacTGTCTATTGCTCAACTGTCTCTCTATCGCCTCCAAAGGAATTTGTTGCCATATGATAAAGTCAAAAGGACAATCAATATAACAGCACAAACTAGTTATGGTTTTGTACATTGTTTTCAACATATCTAGATTTCTAGGGAAATTGTGGTCAATTTAGTTGCAATATTTCGTTTCCTCTTTATCAGGTAAAATGCCTATAAGTTATTGTTTGCAATCTCACTAAATTATCATATTATGGAATATTGTTCAACTCATGATCTGCAGCTGTTTTACATGTTTAATTTGATGTCAGTTGTAGAGTATCTAATGATTGAAAAAAGTGAATTTTAAGACTAACAAGTTACTTATGCTCCAGTTAACCTGATATTAGTGCTGATACTGGTAGCAAAATACTTGCTCTGGACAAATTATATTACACCTGTAGCAAGTAataatgagcatgtttaggtaacATAAGAGATATTTTCTTTTTTAGAAACTTAGGGTGGGACAAGTTGTTTATATCTCTTATCCCCATCGATGTGGGCAGAACAACTGCGAAAACAAATAAAGTTAATGTCAGAAATGGGAGCTGCAAGTGGCCAGATCCGATCTATGAAACTACAAGACTGCTCCAGGATGCAAAGACTAAAACATATGATGAGAAGCTGTACAAGCTTCTGGTGGCTACGGTATTTAGTTCTTTTTTTACTTTGTATTTTTTACTTTCTGTTCCTGGTCAAATCACAAACTTAGACAAGCTTGCCACTGAATGCCACTGCTACTTGATTTACATACCTTTTCAAATGCTACATGTCATGTGAGGTATACATCTCATCTTTATTTATTTGCTTTCTGGAATGTATTTCACAGGGGTCTTCCAGGTCAAGTTTCCTTGGAGAAGTTAATATCAACCTTGCAGACTTTGTGGATGCACTAAAACCTTCATCTGTTTTGTTACCTCTTACTAATTGTGATTTTGGAACAAcagtgtttttattatttttgaacatGTTTGATTCTCTACCATTTGGTATGTCTTTATTATCAAATTTAAGCCAAAAATGAGTGCTCCCTTGAAAAATTGTGAATCAGCACTTTTCTAGGAAAATGTTAAATTGGCAGTCCAGAAGTTGATATTTAGCATTTGGTCTTTAACATTTGAGACATGAGTTGACAATACATTTCAAGTAtatcttcaaatttttttaatagttTTGGTAGCTTATATGAGGCATACTGGATTCTTTGTTAGTTCTTGGTGGAGGGACATTCAAACTTTAGGGATTATAACTTCTCGACATGCTGAATCTGATGGAAGAAGGATAAACATAGATTATCAAAGTTAGACAAATATATAGCATACTTTTCTTTGCAATATTCTGTGACAAAATTTTACACATGAAAATAGTGATCcatatttatttttcttgtattctCTCTCTCCTTCCTCTCTTATCTCCTATTATCCTCCTAGTAAACTAGCTATTTATGCTAGATCTTGAAAGTTTCATCATGAAATTTTTGACACTAGAATTtggagaaaataaaattttatcgtATTGCACATAAATAAGATAACCACTATATAAGCACCTTGACTAGACACAaatgaatttttatttgaatAATGAAACCAGATGATTTGAATACTATCTGAGATCAGAACCGGGGTTTATGCATCTTTTAGTTAAGCTCAAATATTTATTTGCAGAATACTAAATCAGCAATACCATCATGACTGACACTGAAGGTATCAAAAAATATGTGCACAGAGATACATGGGATACTGAAAGGGGATGACAGAGGCTATATATTCTTTCATTTACCACAACAATGTCTCTGCAAAATGTATCAATGtaaatttcaattaattaaatcCTTATATTGGGATCATTTCTATTGAATTATGAAAAACTCATAGAAACTAAGGGCTTTAGGTTAAGAATTAAGTAGAGGCAAAGAGGAAATGTAATATCAACTTAAAACCAATGGAGAAGTTAGTAAATATTTTaggtattttatatatattgttccaGAAGAAGGAAAAATGTGCTATTGAAGTTGACAACTTTTGTGGATCTATTGAAGTTTAAAATTTGGTAAGAAGTTACAAGAATTATAGGTTGGAATCATGATCAGTGAATAAAGAATCTGTACAACAGATGGCATGAGGATGCGCAGTGGGTTTGTTGTATTACTAGAAGAAATTTAATAAAGAAGATTCTTTGTACACAAGGATTAGGTCTGTCAGCTTGGAGAATAAAATGAAGAAAAATCATGAAGGATGTAGACCAAAAAAGGACTGGTGGATGGTGtttggtgagattaattgagtattTAGGGTCAAGGGGTAAGGAAGACTCGAGAAGAACTTATAATATTGAAGTTGCCAGGCTGCCGGTTAATATGATTGGTAAAGGGCTTTGGTCTGTTTGGGACCAAACCTCACCTTTATTACTGAAATGGGGTTCTCCTCAAATAAAAGAGATTATACTacactacaaaaataaaataaaatctctgcCTCTTTGTAGAGCCAGTCTTAGGCTGTTGGGTCATTGTGGCTTGCTTTTTTTATTAGATTCATTTACTGCTATTTTATCCTTCGTCATTGTAATGGTACTTTTTCTGTGTCTTTTTTTGGGTGTATTCCAGGTCACAGTACAACTTCTTACTTCCAAAACTGGTTTCAGGTGCCACTTAACAAGaaacattttttttctcttttgttaGCATTTGTAACTTTTCTCACTTGTTGCGTTGCTATTCAGAGAATTTGAGCAGCAAAGGGAACTGAGTGTAAGGGGGATTCAGATGATATCTAGCAATAAAAATTATCCGGTTGATACTGAAGCTACATCACCAGAGATAGTTAATGAAGTAGCAGACAAGGTTGAGTTTTGTATTTTAAGTAGTATTATTGTTGGCTCCCTTTGACTATGTTATGCTTCCATTTCTCAAATTAATATTGTGATTTGGAGGAACTCTGGAAGATTCATGCAGTGTTTACCTTTTCTGAGACATCAACAAGGAATTTCAGTTACAGTATCTCTATGTGCAGATTACCTATTGAGTAGACAGTGTAACTAGCAAGTTAAGTCATACATAAATATGTGATTTGGCCCGCCATATTTATGTCCAAATAAGATGGGGTTTTGGAAGATCTGACACTCTATCATCTACAGCTCTAAATTAACCTCAACTCAGTGCAGTGCAAACGATATGAACACATTAATAAGAAACAATAATTCCATTCACTTTGGAAAAATGTGGCTCTCTAATTTGAACATTGAACCTATCGATCAAGACTCGAGAGAAATGAACATAGTTCATGGTAAAATtaggtttgatttaatttattcttCGTTTTAGTTAAAACCTTGTTCTTACTCTGCAAGGTATAATCAAGAGAAAAGAACATAGATTTAGTTAAAATtaggtttgatttaatttattcttGGTTTCAGTTCATGGTATAatctttttattgttttttacTTCTTCATGGTGTGGTGACAGTGCACATCACTTTTTGTAATTTAATGGTATTTGATTGATTCTTATGAAAGTCTCAATAACAGTCATCTAGATGTTTGCGGGCTTTTATGGGCCAGTAAGTAGTACATGTTACACTTTTTATCCAGGCATTCATCACTAAGTACAAGAGTGCTAATAGGAATATCTTACTCCTAGATTCTGCTGTTAAATAGTCCTACAACATGGATTGTAGTTTTTTCAtttgaaaggaaaagatatacaGTTCATTCTATTGTCTTAAGAACTTGATCTTAAATAAACTATTTTGTTATTACTGATTTGCCTTTAGCAACTCATATACTAAAATCTTAGTTAAGTCAACTGGTATTGTTCCTGCACATAGCACCAAATTTTTGCAaataacttcttttttttttttcatgtttacctataaCTTCTTTTAACTTGAGGAATTTTGTAGATGACTGCATGCATTTTTATTAGTTCTTCTAGATCTTGCTTTTACAAAGGCTTTTGTAACTGATATGCATAGGATACTACTATAGCAAAGTTGGCTTTGTGAATACATTCTTGTACATGAGGTTCGATCCATCTCATTTACGCACTAATTTCAGGTTGTACATAAATCCCTTTTCAACCAGGAGACCTACCGTCTGAACTTGCTTCCAAATTCTTGAAATCAAGTTAGTTCCACCAACACATTATAAAATGCAAGTGTGGAAATTGTTGTAGCATCATAACTTCTCAATTGAAAAGCTTGGGTACCTTGGCAGCACAACCCCAATTTTGGTACAGACGAGTGTGATAGAGTGATCCATTGAAAGACTGCTGTGCTAGCTAGTTCTATGATCCAGTCTTGAAACATCTAAATGATCATGCCAACTTGATTTTTCTGGCCCTAAAGATTTTCAAAACAATTGCATGCCTCATTTTGGCAACTGCTCATGGAACGCCTTGTTATATCTTTAAACTCATTTATACAactaacaaccaagccttttctcactaggtggggtcggctttTAAACTCATTTATCTTCTTTGATAATTTCTAGCAATGAGCAAATAAATTGTTTTGCTCTTGATGACATCTCTGTATCACATCAATTGGAAGCCAGAAACTATATGCAAGTTATTGCAAGTCTGGAACAGTTCAAGCAAGAAGCGACAGAGAACATACTTCAGTTGCTTAAAGAGAATATGAATAATATAAAGGAAGAGAGAGATATTTCTCAGAGATCTCAAAACAACACAGAACTAAATTATCTGAATATGAAGCAGAAGTTTGAATCTGATATAAATGCAGTAACTGAAAAGCTAGTAATGTCCAATGCTTTGGTTGAAAAGCTTCAAAAAGAACTACAAAATGCTTCCGAGAAGCTTAAGATCAGTTCAGATACTGAAGAGAAAACCGAATCTATCAATAGAGAACTGTCATCAAAATTGGCAACCTTAGAAATGGAATTGCAGCAGACTGTTGAAGAGAACAAGGATCTAGTTAACCAGCTAATTCTACTAGCAACTGTTAAGGAGGATCTTGCAAAAACTCAGATCAGTCTTACGTATTGTatggaagagaagaggagtttgttgttgtctataCAG from Zingiber officinale cultivar Zhangliang chromosome 6B, Zo_v1.1, whole genome shotgun sequence carries:
- the LOC121988771 gene encoding uncharacterized protein LOC121988771 isoform X3 yields the protein MKIYLFCEELHSVGSVHTEQLRKQIKLMSEMGAASGQIRSMKLQDCSRMQRLKHMMRSCTSFWWLRGLPGHSTTSYFQNWFQRI
- the LOC121988771 gene encoding uncharacterized protein LOC121988771 isoform X2 codes for the protein MSMFRTTAKTNKVNVRNGSCKWPDPIYETTRLLQDAKTKTYDEKLYKLLVATVTVQLLTSKTGFREFEQQRELSVRGIQMISSNKNYPVDTEATSPEIVNEVADKVVHKSLFNQETYRLNLLPNS